In Sulfuricurvum sp., the sequence CGGAAACGTGAGCTCCGACAAATTTAGACATAATCAATTCCTGATATTTAGTAATGGTATTTTAGCAAAGTTTACGGATTCTCTCCGCCGCTTCTTCGAGTACATCGAGAGGTTTAGAGTAACAAAAGCGAACCATATGACGACCTGCATCGTCGTGATAAAACGCCCGTCCAGGAACCGATGCAACCCCTGTTCTCTCTAAAATTTCCATCGCTTTTTCAAAGTCATCACTCCCCGCAACCGTGCTCACATCGGTCATGACGTAATATGCACCACCAGGAATACTCGGGATCAGACCCGCATCCCGCAAAGCACCGCAAAAAAGGTCGCGTTTATATTCATGAATACGGGCAAGCTCACTGTAATAGCTATCTCCCAGTTCTTCCAACCCGACCGCGGCACCGATCTGTAATGGTGCGGGGGCACAAACGTAGATGAGATCGTTGAGCTGTGCCATCGCTTCGATAACACTCACGGGCGCGATCGCGTACCCTAAACGCCATCCGGTGATACTGAACACTTTTGAGAAACCGGAGAGGACAACGCATCGATCTTTGAGGCTCGGAATATCCAGAGCCGTGATGTGAACGGCATCGCCGTACAAAAAGTGCTCATACATCTCATCGGCAAAAACAATCAGATCATGTTTCTCGGCAAATACTCCGATTTGCTCCAACTCATCACGCGTATACACTTTACCGCTCGGGTTGGCGGGATTGCAGATCACCATCGCACGAGTTTTAGAGCTAATGACTGCTTCGAGCGCTCCCATGTCGAGCTTCCATTCCGGTGCTTCGAGACGTACATATGTCGGTACGGCTCCGAGTGACGCGAGTGTAGAGCGGTGATACCCATAATAGGGTTCGAACAATATTACCTCATCACCGGGATTCAAAAGTGCCATACACGCCGTATAAAACGCCCCTGTCGCACCGTCTGAGACCAGTACTTGTTCGGGCACGATTTCGACGTCATAAAAGCGTTTCATTTTCGTAGATATTGCGTTTCTCAATCGGGGCAACCCTTCTGTCGGGGTATAAATATTGATCCCCTCTTTCATTGCCGTATACGCCCCCTCGATCACCTCGCGGGGAACTTCGAGATCGCAAACCCCTTGTGCCATATTGATTCCACCCAGTGCGTTGCACGCTCTTGTCATTGAGCGGATGTGGGATTGTTCGATTGTTCCGCTGCGTTCACTGAGTCGCATTATTGTCCTCTATATCACTGATTTTTATAATAAGGCCGTTCATCCGGTCTTTAAAATAGGTTTCGTCCGGTCTGAGACGATAGACGATATCCGTTTTATCGTTTCGGATGTATTGGGTTCGTATCCCGCTGCACTGCTCGCTTGTGTTTTGTCCGCTATAGATCTGTTCGCCGAGAAGAATGCGTCTAAGTATATCTTTCGGATATTCCGGAGAGAGATAATCCCGTACAAATGCCTCTTCACTCATGCACCCGCTGCTAATACACACTTTATCGTCAATCGAAATCTTCTCTACCGCAACTCCGGCCGTAAACAGTTCTGCTTCGACGCTCTCACCGCTGGAACGGATGTATCCCGTATCGGCGAATTTGATTTTCGGCGTTTTTAGAACGATCAGTTTGGGCTTGCTGATTTCATAGTGTTTTTGCGCACATCCCCCGATCAACAGAACGAGGAGACTACCCCATAGGATAAAGAATTTTTGCATGAACACCATCCAACGCTTTCAAAATTTCACTACTGAGTGTTACATTCATTGCCGAAAGCGATGCATCAAGTTGCTCAGGTGTCGTGGCTCCTATAATCGTCGATGCGACAAAATCGAACTGCTTGCTCCATGCAATCGCCATCGTCACCGGATCAAGCCCGGCTTCATGGGCAATACGAAGATATTCTTGGGTCGAAGCAAGCGTTTTATCGTTCAAAAATCGCGCTGCCATAAGCCGCTGACGGTTATTCGGCGATTTCACATACTCACTGAAGCGTCCGTGGACATCGGCACTTTGGTTGTACTTTCCGCTGAGAACCCCGCCCGCCAAAGGAGAATACGGCAAAAGCGAAATCTTCTCTTCACGGCACAATGCGCCGATTTCGGTCAAATCGCGGCGATTGAGGAGCGAAAAATTATTTTGGATCGATTCAAAGCGTGCCAATTTCTCGTACTTGCTCACCATCAGTGATTTCATCGTACCCCGCGCCGTATCGTTCGACGTTCCGATATAGCGGACTTTTCCGCTTTGCACCAATGCGTCAAATGCCCGCATCGATTCCTCAATTGGGATAACAGTATCGGGCCAATGCATCTGATAAAGATCGATATAATCGGTACCGAGCCGTTTCAGCGACCCTTCGATCGCCCGTTCGATGTGAAAACGGTCAATCGCCGTGTATCCGTGACGGATCGGCGGAACAAACCATCCCGACGCCGCACCGGCAACTTTTGTCGCCAAAATAAGACTCTCACGCGGTTTGGACTTTAACCAGCGCCCCACCATCTCCTCTGTCAATCCGGCAAGTTTCTCTTCCGGCGGAACAGGATACAATTCGGCCGTATCGAAAAAATTAACTCCTGCCTCATACGCCTTATCCATAATTTTAAATGCCGTTTTTTCATCACACTGGCTTCCGAATGTCATAGTGCCTAAACAAATCGGCGATACGCGTAAACCGCTGCGCCCGATATAGCGATACTGCATAATTTCTCTCTTTATTTAATCATTATTTTGTAATTGTATTCTACCGTTTTTTGAGATACAATATAAGTTCGTCATATTTTAACAGGGGACAACGATGAAAAATGTTTTAAGTGAGGCAAAAAAACAATTTCAAAATATCAGCAATTTGCTAAGCAGTCAGGAAAAAAGAAATAATGACTATTTTACAAAACTGAGCATTGCAACAGAAGAGGCTTATTTTACTATGAACAGTGGCATGTGTTCGAATTCGACGGTATGCCATGAATGTGCCGACCACCGTGATTTCGTCCGTACAATGATGGATGTTCTCGGAGAACTCGAAGTAAACGCATCGGCTGCGAATACCTATACCAATAAATTGTCCCAATACTCAGAACGTGTCAACAAGATTTTAAAAAACATAGAAACCGTGCTCGCTTCTTAATGGCGAACACTCCATTGCCTTATTCTTCCTCTAGTGTACCGTTCAGATATTCGTTATAATCTATTCAATGAATAGAAACCTTATAAGCGATTTTTTTCATCGTAATTTGCCGAAAGATATGGAGCAGTGCATTGAACTGTTTGCCATTTTCGGCGGTTATGATGAGCCCATTGACGCCGATGAGCTGATCGAATCGCTTATTTCCCGCCATATCCTGACACCGTTTGAACTCCATCGCGAACGACTCCTCACCCCTTTGCAAAACGAACCGCTCTACCTTAACCTTTTACACGCAATCGCGGTGGGGGATCGGCGTCAGGGATCGGCATTTCGTCGTGCCCGCATCGGCAAAGAACGGGGCAATGAGGCGTTTGAGTTTTTACGCTACAGCGGCTATCTGACACTGGAGCGTTCACGTGAAATGCCCTTGCAGCGCGCGCATCCGAAACAGCGGTTCAAAAAAGAGATCGAACACCATCGCATCTCACACAAATTTCGCTTTACATCCCCTTTCTTGCGTTTCTGGATTGCCTTCGTCGAACCCTTCGGTAAACAGATTCAAGAAGGCAATACGGAACGTTTTTTTGAGCATTTTCATACCTATTTCAATGCATTTGTCGGCTTTACCTTCGAAGAGTTATGCGATCTGTACATCCGAGATATTTTGGCACCGAAATTTCAAAGCGATATCCTCGATTCAGGCAGTTATTGGGATCGTGAAGTGGAAATAGACCTTTTCACCGAAACGATGGAGGGGGAAACATGGGTCGGAGAGTGCAAATGGACAAACCATAAAGTGAATAAAAAAGAGTTTCACAAACTCGAAGAAAAATGCACCAAACTCTCCATCGCGCCGGATAAAATTTTCCTTTTTACCAAACGGGGTTTCTCAAATGAGTTAAACGCCCTCCGGGACAAACGGCTCTATCGTTTCAGTGCCGAAGATTTATCTGGCTTAACTGACCGCTTGTAGTGCGCCGTACGCTTCTTGGAGAAGCTGAAATTTTTGTGTGTATTTATTAATGATTTCAGGACTTTTCGTTTGTACACGATCCGGGTGGTAGCGTCGTGCCAGCATACGGTACCGTTTTTTCAAATCTTCCGGCGCTGAGCCCATCGGAATTTCAAAAATAGCATGATAACGGATCATCTTATCGATCGCATCGTTTCCATATCCCCATCCGCGATAATTGCCGTACAATCGGCTCATAAACGCATCGTCGTATCGGTAGTTGATGATGAAATGAAGTACTTCGCGGCGGTTAAGGGTTTTTTCGAGTCGTGCTTTGGCAAGCGAAGAAGATACATCGATATAAAGATCCGTCGATGTGGAGTTGACCAACAGCGAAGAGAGCTGCTGTTTGAGATAGCGCATCACCCAGAGATTCGGAGTCACAAGAGAAATCTTCACCCGATCAGGTCCATAGGCATAGAGTTCGACATCCACTTTTTCACTTTTTCGATACGGCACTTCGATACGGACAGCCGCCGTTTTGCAGCGCTTTAGGGATCGGCTGTAAAAAGAGCCTGAGAGTTCATTGGCCTTTGCATAGCGTTTACCGAGACTCTCTAAGAATTCTTCTTTTTGATTTGCAGAATTTTCATTATTGAGCACCAATACGCCGTTATCCAAAAACAGCGTGTTATGGATGTGATGGTCAAAAAACTCCTCCATCCACGGCTCTTCGAGGGTTTTTGAACTCCCTTGGACGAAGATAGCGTTATTGCGTAACACAACTTTCATGGAAACCCCCGTTAGTGATTCATTACCTCACTAAAGCAAAAGGAGTTCCACCTTATTGTTTCACAATCTCTCCATAACACTCCGGACGGCGATCGCGAACAAGACCCCAATAATGGCGGTGTTCGCGAATCGATACAGGATCAAACTCGCTGTAGAGAATCTCCTCTTTCTCACGAGAAGCTTCGGCAACCTTTGCACCCGTATGATCGGTGATAAACGATGAGCCGTAAAAGGTCAAAGTACAACTCTCTCCGACCTCTTCTCCGATCCGGTTGGCTGCGATTACTGGGATGATATTTGCCGCAGAGTGCCCCATCTGTACCCGCTGCCAGTGTGATGCCGAATCCACACCGATCTCAGGCTCGCTTCCGATCGCCGTAGGGTAGAAAATCATATCGGCACCCATCAGGGTAAGACAACGCGCCGTTTCAGGGAACCACTGATCCCAGCAGATGCCGACACCGACGTTGCCGTAGCGGGTTTGCCATACTTTAAATCCGGTATCTCCCGGCTCGAAATAAAATTTCTCTTCGTATCCGGGACCGTCAGGGATATGGGTTTTACGGTAGTTTTCCATCACGGTACCGTCCGCATCGATCATGACAAGAGAGTTAAAATAGCGTTCACCGTCTCGCTCGAAATAGCTGATCGGCAGCACGACACCGAGTTCTTGCGCCAAAGTGCTAAAGTGTCCGACGAGTGGATTATTGAGAAGCGGTTGAGCCCATTCAAAATATTTTTTATCCATATCTTTGCAAAAATAGTACCCTTCGAACAGTTCGGGGATCAATATAATATTGGCTCCCTTTCCTGCCGCTTCACGCACCATTGTTTCCGCTTTGAGGATATTGGAAGCTTTATCCCCGCTCATTTGCATCTGTATCGCCGCAACTTTAACCATTCCCTACTCCTGTAGCATTTCACATTTCGCAATTATAGCATTGCTGCGTTACGCCTCGTGCACTATCTACTCATGAGATGTTATTCTGTTTTAATCTATTCAGTGATATTCTAATAAAATTAGAGATGAAAAAGGAGGAAACTATGAAATTAGAACCCCAATTCAATCCGTTACCGCAGATTAATTCTGAAGTAAGCAAACGTGATAAAACGCTTGAAAAAGTGGCTGCTGCCCAGCAATTGAGCATGGAAGACAGTGCTTCGCGCTTGCTTGCGTCCATGCTGCAAAGTGACATGTCCGGCATGTCCGAAGGGCTTTCAAATGCGACGAGCGGAATTGCGATGTTGCAAATAGCCGACGGTACTCTCAGCTCTCTCAGCGATCAAACACAAACACTGAATGACCTCAGTGTCCGTTACAACAGTGCTGCTTTGAACGACTCTCAAAAGCAGGCTCTTCAAAGCGAATTTAGCCGTACTGTCGCATCTATGCAGCAAAGTATCGACAGCACCAGTTTTAACGGGAAAGCGTTGTTTGGCAGCAACTCAACTTTTTCGTTGGGCAATTCAACTGTGTCGGCTTCTATTCCGAATCTATCACCGTCATCTCTTTCTATCGATAATCAGGACTCTATTCAGGCATATCGGGATTCTTTGGCTCAAGCCGGATCGGATATCGGTTCGACTACCAATACTTTCATCAGTGCATCCAATAATCTTTTAGATCAAATCGGTGCAACCTCGGCGGCTAAAAGTCAAATTTCCGATACCGATATCGCTAAAGCGATCAGTGATTTTCAAGAAAGCAATGCCAAACTCACCATTGCACAAATTGCAATCGTCCATCAAAACGATACGCTGCGTCAAACAATAGGCAGATTGTTAGGATAAGAGAGAGTGGAGCCTAAAACCGGATTTTTTACATCCGGTCTTTGGCTTGGATTCCGAGCAGTGAGAGTCCGGTTTTAATAGAGAGTGCCACAACAAGAAGAAGTTTAAGCAATTTCGCTTCGTCTTCCGTACCGATAATACGGGTGTCGTAATAAAATTTATGCAGTCTTCCAGCCAATACTTTCAAATAATCCGGTACTTTTTGCGCTTGACGTGATTCGAATGCATCTTCGATAATTTCCGGCAATAACAATGCTTCAAACAATAATCCGTCCGCATCCGCACTCAAATCGTGTAAATGAGAGAGCATAATCTCATCCATACTCTTTTCACTTTTAGAAATCAGTGTTTGAATACGGGCATGAGCATACTGGATGTAATAGATCGGATTCGAGCTGTCTTGACGCTTTAGTTCTTCGATATCAAATTCCAATGCTGTATCGCATTTTTTACTTGCAAACATAAAGCGCAATGCTTCCGCACCGATCTCTTCGACGACATCACTCATCAAAATAACCGTTCCGGCACGTTTGGACATTTTAAACGGTTCACCGTCTTTGAGAAGACTCACCATCTGAGAAAGGAGAACTTCCAGCTTGGATGAATCGTAGCCCAAAAAGCTAATTGCCGCTTTCACACGGGCAATATAACCGTGGTGATCCGCACCCCAGATATTGATGTAATCATCATATCCTCGTTCAAACTTTTGGTTATGATAGATAATATCACCTGCTAGGTAAGTCGGACGGCCGTCTTCACGAACTACGACGCGGTCATGATCATCGCCGAGATCGGATGAACGGATAAAGGTTTTACCTTCATTCACATAGACACCCTCACCCATTTTTGCCATGACGCGATCCCACTCGCTGTACAGCGATGCTTCACCCACAAAAGTATCGAAATGGACATTGATCGCAGCCAGATCATCCACGATAAGGGCTAAAATTTTGTCTTTTGCCCACAATGCAAGCTCTTTTTGACGGCTCTCGTCACGAAGTGCTTCTTCACCGAAAAGCTCTACGACTTCTTTGGCCAAATCACTGAGGTATTCGCCGCGGTAGTATTTTTCAGGCCATTCAACACTCTCGCCCAATAGCGAACTGCGCCCTTCTAGCTGCAACGAAACTCCGAGCAAATCGATTTGATTTCCCGCATCATTGACATAATATTCTGCCGTAATATCGTAGCCCAAATGGCGTCCGAGACGCAGCATCGTATCCCCATACACCGCACCGCGTGCATGTCCGATATGCAAAGGTCCTG encodes:
- a CDS encoding J domain-containing protein codes for the protein MKVVLRNNAIFVQGSSKTLEEPWMEEFFDHHIHNTLFLDNGVLVLNNENSANQKEEFLESLGKRYAKANELSGSFYSRSLKRCKTAAVRIEVPYRKSEKVDVELYAYGPDRVKISLVTPNLWVMRYLKQQLSSLLVNSTSTDLYIDVSSSLAKARLEKTLNRREVLHFIINYRYDDAFMSRLYGNYRGWGYGNDAIDKMIRYHAIFEIPMGSAPEDLKKRYRMLARRYHPDRVQTKSPEIINKYTQKFQLLQEAYGALQAVS
- a CDS encoding flagellin, translated to MKLEPQFNPLPQINSEVSKRDKTLEKVAAAQQLSMEDSASRLLASMLQSDMSGMSEGLSNATSGIAMLQIADGTLSSLSDQTQTLNDLSVRYNSAALNDSQKQALQSEFSRTVASMQQSIDSTSFNGKALFGSNSTFSLGNSTVSASIPNLSPSSLSIDNQDSIQAYRDSLAQAGSDIGSTTNTFISASNNLLDQIGATSAAKSQISDTDIAKAISDFQESNAKLTIAQIAIVHQNDTLRQTIGRLLG
- a CDS encoding aldo/keto reductase codes for the protein MQYRYIGRSGLRVSPICLGTMTFGSQCDEKTAFKIMDKAYEAGVNFFDTAELYPVPPEEKLAGLTEEMVGRWLKSKPRESLILATKVAGAASGWFVPPIRHGYTAIDRFHIERAIEGSLKRLGTDYIDLYQMHWPDTVIPIEESMRAFDALVQSGKVRYIGTSNDTARGTMKSLMVSKYEKLARFESIQNNFSLLNRRDLTEIGALCREEKISLLPYSPLAGGVLSGKYNQSADVHGRFSEYVKSPNNRQRLMAARFLNDKTLASTQEYLRIAHEAGLDPVTMAIAWSKQFDFVASTIIGATTPEQLDASLSAMNVTLSSEILKALDGVHAKILYPMG
- a CDS encoding pyridoxal phosphate-dependent aminotransferase; this encodes MRLSERSGTIEQSHIRSMTRACNALGGINMAQGVCDLEVPREVIEGAYTAMKEGINIYTPTEGLPRLRNAISTKMKRFYDVEIVPEQVLVSDGATGAFYTACMALLNPGDEVILFEPYYGYHRSTLASLGAVPTYVRLEAPEWKLDMGALEAVISSKTRAMVICNPANPSGKVYTRDELEQIGVFAEKHDLIVFADEMYEHFLYGDAVHITALDIPSLKDRCVVLSGFSKVFSITGWRLGYAIAPVSVIEAMAQLNDLIYVCAPAPLQIGAAVGLEELGDSYYSELARIHEYKRDLFCGALRDAGLIPSIPGGAYYVMTDVSTVAGSDDFEKAMEILERTGVASVPGRAFYHDDAGRHMVRFCYSKPLDVLEEAAERIRKLC
- the aguB gene encoding N-carbamoylputrescine amidase; this translates as MVKVAAIQMQMSGDKASNILKAETMVREAAGKGANIILIPELFEGYYFCKDMDKKYFEWAQPLLNNPLVGHFSTLAQELGVVLPISYFERDGERYFNSLVMIDADGTVMENYRKTHIPDGPGYEEKFYFEPGDTGFKVWQTRYGNVGVGICWDQWFPETARCLTLMGADMIFYPTAIGSEPEIGVDSASHWQRVQMGHSAANIIPVIAANRIGEEVGESCTLTFYGSSFITDHTGAKVAEASREKEEILYSEFDPVSIREHRHYWGLVRDRRPECYGEIVKQ
- a CDS encoding DUF234 domain-containing protein, producing the protein MEQCIELFAIFGGYDEPIDADELIESLISRHILTPFELHRERLLTPLQNEPLYLNLLHAIAVGDRRQGSAFRRARIGKERGNEAFEFLRYSGYLTLERSREMPLQRAHPKQRFKKEIEHHRISHKFRFTSPFLRFWIAFVEPFGKQIQEGNTERFFEHFHTYFNAFVGFTFEELCDLYIRDILAPKFQSDILDSGSYWDREVEIDLFTETMEGETWVGECKWTNHKVNKKEFHKLEEKCTKLSIAPDKIFLFTKRGFSNELNALRDKRLYRFSAEDLSGLTDRL
- the argS gene encoding arginine--tRNA ligase codes for the protein MKQRVNALLRDKFNCDVILEKPKDRSFGHFATPIAFSLAKELRKSPMAIAEEIATSFNESEMFSAVESVKGYINFRLSESFLDEYASWALSHGEQFGSSDKKGSILLEFVSANPTGPLHIGHARGAVYGDTMLRLGRHLGYDITAEYYVNDAGNQIDLLGVSLQLEGRSSLLGESVEWPEKYYRGEYLSDLAKEVVELFGEEALRDESRQKELALWAKDKILALIVDDLAAINVHFDTFVGEASLYSEWDRVMAKMGEGVYVNEGKTFIRSSDLGDDHDRVVVREDGRPTYLAGDIIYHNQKFERGYDDYINIWGADHHGYIARVKAAISFLGYDSSKLEVLLSQMVSLLKDGEPFKMSKRAGTVILMSDVVEEIGAEALRFMFASKKCDTALEFDIEELKRQDSSNPIYYIQYAHARIQTLISKSEKSMDEIMLSHLHDLSADADGLLFEALLLPEIIEDAFESRQAQKVPDYLKVLAGRLHKFYYDTRIIGTEDEAKLLKLLLVVALSIKTGLSLLGIQAKDRM